Proteins co-encoded in one Methylomonas albis genomic window:
- a CDS encoding methyltransferase domain-containing protein — MTSSIEINESVQNYYGQVLKSSNDLKTSACCSIDAMPGYLKILLAGLHPEVLERFYGCGSPLPPALEGKTVLDLGCGTGRDCYLLSNLVGPTGRVIGVDMTPEQLEVAVRHREWHAEQFGFANVEFLHGHIENLHTVGIADNSIDVVVSNCVINLSPEKPRVLAEIFRVLKPGGELYFSDVFADRRIPVELRQDPVLLGECLGGALYWEDFRRILQDLGCPDVRRAKHNPISIDDPEVFAKIGMVKFESVTVRAFKMALEDRCEDFGQVAVYLGTIDQHPHSFDLDDHHHFETGRPLRVCGNTADMLALSRYGDHFQVLGDKLRHFGLFDCAPGPGNPGISADSACC, encoded by the coding sequence ATGACTAGCTCTATCGAAATCAACGAATCCGTCCAGAACTACTATGGCCAGGTATTGAAATCAAGTAACGATCTGAAAACCAGCGCCTGTTGTAGCATTGATGCTATGCCCGGTTATTTGAAAATCCTGTTGGCCGGCTTACACCCTGAGGTATTGGAACGTTTTTACGGTTGCGGCTCACCTTTACCACCGGCCCTAGAAGGTAAAACTGTATTGGATTTGGGGTGTGGCACCGGTCGGGACTGTTATCTGCTGTCGAACTTGGTCGGCCCTACCGGGCGAGTAATTGGCGTCGACATGACACCTGAACAACTGGAAGTGGCTGTGCGCCATCGTGAATGGCATGCAGAGCAATTCGGCTTCGCTAATGTCGAGTTTTTGCACGGGCATATCGAAAATCTGCACACCGTGGGCATAGCCGATAACAGCATCGACGTCGTGGTATCCAATTGTGTGATCAACCTTTCACCGGAAAAGCCTCGTGTATTGGCGGAAATATTTCGAGTATTAAAGCCAGGTGGTGAACTGTATTTTTCCGATGTATTCGCCGACCGCCGTATCCCCGTCGAATTACGTCAAGATCCGGTCTTGCTGGGCGAATGCCTGGGCGGCGCGCTATATTGGGAGGACTTCCGGCGCATATTGCAGGACTTGGGGTGCCCAGACGTCCGTCGGGCTAAACACAACCCGATCAGCATTGACGACCCGGAAGTATTCGCAAAAATCGGTATGGTTAAATTCGAGTCTGTCACGGTGCGGGCCTTCAAAATGGCTTTGGAGGATCGTTGCGAAGACTTCGGCCAAGTCGCCGTCTATTTGGGCACCATTGATCAACATCCACACAGCTTTGATTTAGATGATCACCACCATTTCGAGACCGGCAGACCATTAAGAGTATGCGGCAACACTGCCGACATGCTCGCGCTCAGTCGCTACGGTGATCACTTTCAAGTCCTCGGCGATAAGTTGCGTCATTTTGGTTTATTCGATTGCGCCCCCGGACCTGGCAATCCTGGTATCTCGGCTGATAGCGCATGCTGTTGA
- a CDS encoding sigma-70 family RNA polymerase sigma factor, with protein sequence MSETLLVEHRPMLLRYALLQLKDTELADDAVQETLLAAWQSSASFAGKASLRTWLIGILKNKIADHWRRNSREVDLYSFDQDYSNTDEGDEGEFFTSNGLWIGCPTTWNDPEAALKQQEFWTIYEMCQNNLPPKMAKVFMLREIVGLETEEVCRETGLSDANYWVTMHRARLRLRECLEVRWFNQTNVKKENSNA encoded by the coding sequence TTGAGCGAAACCCTACTGGTCGAGCATCGACCGATGCTGCTTCGCTATGCCTTGCTTCAACTCAAAGACACCGAACTGGCAGACGACGCGGTGCAAGAAACGTTGCTGGCTGCCTGGCAATCTTCTGCGAGTTTCGCAGGGAAGGCTAGCTTACGCACTTGGCTAATTGGAATTTTGAAAAACAAAATTGCTGATCATTGGCGACGCAACAGCCGTGAAGTCGACCTCTACAGTTTTGATCAAGACTACAGCAATACAGATGAAGGCGATGAGGGTGAGTTTTTCACGAGCAACGGTCTTTGGATTGGTTGCCCTACAACTTGGAACGATCCCGAAGCGGCACTCAAGCAACAAGAATTCTGGACCATTTACGAAATGTGCCAGAACAATCTGCCGCCGAAAATGGCAAAAGTGTTCATGTTGCGCGAAATCGTGGGTCTGGAAACAGAAGAAGTCTGCCGGGAAACAGGCTTAAGCGACGCCAATTACTGGGTCACCATGCACCGAGCCCGTTTGCGGCTGCGTGAATGCCTGGAAGTTCGGTGGTTTAATCAAACGAACGTTAAAAAGGAGAATAGTAATGCGTAG
- a CDS encoding zf-HC2 domain-containing protein, with protein sequence MRSCRNITSLISQGLDKKLGLGERLTVRVHLMMCSRCRNFKTQSQFIRKTAQTYTQHIQDLAKRKS encoded by the coding sequence ATGCGTAGCTGTCGGAACATTACTTCCCTGATATCTCAGGGTTTAGACAAAAAGCTCGGCTTAGGCGAACGACTGACGGTAAGAGTGCATTTAATGATGTGTTCCCGGTGTCGAAACTTCAAGACTCAATCACAATTCATTCGCAAAACTGCACAGACATATACTCAGCATATCCAAGATCTAGCTAAGAGAAAATCTTAA
- a CDS encoding DUF3047 domain-containing protein, whose translation MKIFWWVFLTIPTLIKVAVADNKLPIGEFSRNTLEGWEQKSFKGETIYGLQAIDGVSVLTADSRAAGSGMFKEKRIDLEQTPFLNWSWRIGNRLTGLNEQSKPGDDYAARVYVVVKGGLAFWQTKAINYVWAGNTKKDTVWPNAFAGDHAMMLALRGPEASLNVWQTEKRNVRDDFKKLFGEDITAIDAVAIMTDTDNGGGQAAAAYGDIWFSKD comes from the coding sequence ATGAAAATATTCTGGTGGGTATTTTTAACCATACCCACACTGATTAAGGTGGCAGTCGCTGATAACAAATTGCCTATCGGCGAATTCAGCCGCAATACGCTGGAGGGCTGGGAGCAGAAAAGTTTCAAAGGCGAAACCATATATGGCTTACAAGCTATCGATGGCGTGTCGGTATTGACTGCCGATAGTCGTGCCGCCGGTTCGGGCATGTTCAAGGAAAAGCGTATCGATTTGGAACAAACCCCTTTCCTGAACTGGTCGTGGCGCATCGGCAATCGTTTGACCGGCTTGAACGAACAAAGCAAACCCGGCGACGATTATGCTGCGCGGGTGTATGTGGTAGTCAAAGGCGGTCTGGCATTTTGGCAAACTAAGGCCATCAATTATGTCTGGGCCGGCAACACTAAAAAGGATACCGTTTGGCCCAATGCCTTTGCCGGTGATCATGCGATGATGTTGGCTTTACGTGGGCCGGAAGCCTCACTGAACGTTTGGCAAACCGAAAAACGCAATGTCCGGGACGATTTCAAGAAACTATTCGGTGAAGACATCACCGCTATCGATGCCGTCGCCATCATGACCGATACCGACAACGGTGGCGGTCAAGCTGCTGCCGCTTATGGCGACATCTGGTTTTCCAAGGATTAA